From the genome of Phycicoccus duodecadis:
CAGAAGCCCATGCCGGTGACGAGCGCGAACAGGACGACGAGGACGGCCAGCGCGACGCCGTCGAGACCGCCGTTCATGCCCCCTCCCCCGTCCGCTCGTCACGGTCGAGCCGGTCGCGCTCGGCGCGCTCCGCCCGCGGGAGGTGCGCGTCGTCGCCGGTCATCGGTCGGTGCGGCCGTGCCACGAGGATGATCCGGTACGCGGTGTAGGTGAGCGCCGAGCAGAGGAAGACCCAGACGAACTGGTACCAGATGAAGAACGGGAAGGCGCCGAGGCGCGGCTCGACCCGGCTGTAGCTCGAGGTCCACAGCAGGGCGACGATCGGGATGGCCAGCAGGACGCCGGCGAGCACCAGCAGCCCCGTCCTGGCCGGTGGGACGGTGTCGTGGTCGACCTCGTCCCGGCGGTGTCCGCCGGGGTCGGTCCTCTCTGTCGTGCTCACGGAACCTCCTCGTTGCCACGGGCGTGGCCGTCCGTCCGGACAGGCCGACACACACCGTAGGGACTGGGGGCCCCGGATGGAAGGTGTGACGCGCACGGGTTGTCCGGTGTCGGAGGGGGTGGCCCGCGGCGGCTGTCACCGGTAGCGGGCAGGATGGTCGCGTGTCCACGATCGTCTTCCTCCACGCCCATCCCGACGACGAGGCCTCGCAGACCTCCGGCAGCATGGCCCGCCTCGTCGACGAGGGCCACCGGGTCGTCCTGGTGGTCGCCACCGGGGGCGAGCACGGCACCGTTCCCGAGGACCTGGCCGACGGCGAGACCCTGGTCGACCGCCGCCGCCGCGAGCTCGAGACGTCCGCGCGCGCCATCGGCCTGCACCGCGTCGTGTGGCTCGGCTACGCCGACTCCGGCATGACCGGCTGGGAGCAGAACGCCGCCGCCGGCGCCTTCACCGCCGCCGACCTCGACGAGGCCGCGGGCCGGGTGGCCGCGGTGCTCGACGACGAGGACGCCGACGTCGTTGTGGGCTACGACTGGCACGGCGGCTACGGGCATCCCGACCACGTCAAGGTCCACCACGTGCTGCACCGGGCAGCGGAGCTGGCGGCCCGCCGCCCCCGCGTGCTCGAGTCGACGATGAACCGCGACGCCATGCGCGAGCTGGCTCGGCTGGCGCGCGCGGCCGGCCAGCAGGACGACTGGGACCCCGACCGCCCCATGGATGACGGCAACCCCATGGGGACCCCCGAGGCCGAGATCCACTGGCAGGTCGACGTCACGGGGCTCATCGACCGCAAGCGGGCCGCTCTCACCGCCCACGCCAGCCAGACCAGCGACGTCGGGATGATGCTGGCGATGCCGCCGGAGGTCTTCACGGCCGTGTTCGGCTACGAGCACTTCGTCGAGCCCGGCCGCGAGGCCGAGATGGTGCGCGGCTGGCCGTTCACGGGCCGCTGAGCGCACTCCGTCCGTCGCTCTGCTCCCACTACACCACCGGGCGGGTGGCGAGCCTCGACAAAACCACCCCGATCGGTAAAAAGTTCCCTATGATTTCGTCAACTCAGGGGCATGGAGGGGTGATGAGCGCTCATGGGAGACATTCTCATCGTCGATGACGAGGTGAAGCTGCGCACATTGCTGGCGCGCACACTCGCGTCCGCCGGGCACCGGCCGGTGACGGTCCCCGACGGCGAGTCGGCCTGCGCGCACCTCGACGCCCACTCCACCGACCTCGTCCTGCTCGACCTCGTGATGCCCGGCATGGACGGCCTCTCGGTGCTGCGTCACGTCGCGCTGGGCGAGTCGCCGTCCCCCGTCATGGTGCTGTCGGGTGTGGGTGACGTCGGGACGCGGGTGCAGGCCATCAACGAGGGGGCCGTCGACTTCGTGACCAAGCCGTTCGTCGTCGCCGAGCTCGTCGCCCGGGTCAACCGCCACCTCGGCGGCCCGCGCAGCGTCGGGGCCGAGACCGGCCGCTTCCTCGAGACCGGCTCGCTGCGGCTGGACATCCGGCGCCGGCGCCTCGAGACCCCCGACGGGCCGCGGGCGCTGAGCGAGCGGGAGGCTGCGGTCTTCGCCTCCCTGCTGCGCCGGCGGGGCGACGTCTGCACGCGCGAGGAGCTGCTCCACGACATCTGGGGCTACGACTTCGACCCCGGGAGCAACGTCCTCGAGGTCTGCGTGGGCCGGCTCCGGGGGAAGATCGGCGACGCCAGTGTCATCGAGACCGTGCGCGGCGTGGGGTATGTCGTCGCCGCCGGCTGAACGGGCACTCGGCAACCGGCTCCTGATCGTCTGGCTCACGGTCCTCGTGCTGGCCTCGGTCGTGATGATCTGCCGGCCGCGCACCGAGACGGTCGCCATCGAGGTCGTCGTCATGACGTTCGCCGTCGTCTACGGCTTCGGCATGTGGCCGGTCCTGCCCACCATCGCCTCGGTCACGGCCTTCGTCGTCATCGCCGCGAGCACGATGATCCCTCGGTCCGCCGACGGCGACCTCCCCTCCAACGAGCTGGTCGAGCTCGCCGCGCCCTTCGCGCTGGGGTTCGCGGTGATCTACCACGCGCGCCGCCGGGAGCAGGCCGTCCGCAGGCTCACCCTGCTGGCGGCCCTCGACCGACGCCAGGCCGCTGCCCGTGAGCGCCTCAGCCGCATGACGTCGCACGAGCTCCGCACCCCCCTGACCATCGCCTCGGGCTACGTCGACCACCTCCTCACGGCCGAGACCGACGAGGAGCGCCGCGAGGAGCTCCTCACCGTCCGGGACGAGCTCGAGCAGATCTCCCGGCTCGGTGAACGCCTCGTGCGCGCGGTGGCGCTCGACCTCGGCGCCCCCGAGGAGCGGCCCGAGGCCCGGCCGCTCCTCGAGGAGGTCGCCCGGCGGTGGCGACTGGTCGTCGACCGCGAGATCGTGGTCGACTGCCGGGCCGAGAGCATCCCGGTCAACATCGGTCGCCTCAAGGCGGCTCTCGACACCCTCGTCGAGAACTCGGTGCGCTACACCGGCGACGGCGGCCGGATCCGCCTGTTCGCCCACGAGGACGAGCGCGGCGTCGTGGTCGGCGTCGCCGACTCCGGCCCGGGCCTGTCGCCCCAGCTCGTCGACCTCGTCAACGCCGGCGTCGACCGTGCCCTCGACGACGAGGAGGGCGCCGCGGCGGAGTCGCCGCAGGAGCGTCTGCGGGACGTGTACTCGCAGACCGGGTTCGGCCTACGCATCGTCGCCTCCGTGGCCCAGTCCGCCGGGGGGCGACTGCTCGCCGGCACCGCTCCCGAGGGCGGGGCTCAGCTGACCATCGACCTCCGGAGGGTGCGCGCTGCGGGGGGTCTGGACGACGACGCCCGCACCACGAGCGAGACCGTCACCGAGTGGGAGACCCCGCCCGAGACGCCGGTGACCACCACCCGGTAGGTCCCCTTGGCCGCCCTCGAGCCCACCGCCACCAC
Proteins encoded in this window:
- a CDS encoding PIG-L family deacetylase translates to MSTIVFLHAHPDDEASQTSGSMARLVDEGHRVVLVVATGGEHGTVPEDLADGETLVDRRRRELETSARAIGLHRVVWLGYADSGMTGWEQNAAAGAFTAADLDEAAGRVAAVLDDEDADVVVGYDWHGGYGHPDHVKVHHVLHRAAELAARRPRVLESTMNRDAMRELARLARAAGQQDDWDPDRPMDDGNPMGTPEAEIHWQVDVTGLIDRKRAALTAHASQTSDVGMMLAMPPEVFTAVFGYEHFVEPGREAEMVRGWPFTGR
- a CDS encoding response regulator transcription factor, whose product is MGDILIVDDEVKLRTLLARTLASAGHRPVTVPDGESACAHLDAHSTDLVLLDLVMPGMDGLSVLRHVALGESPSPVMVLSGVGDVGTRVQAINEGAVDFVTKPFVVAELVARVNRHLGGPRSVGAETGRFLETGSLRLDIRRRRLETPDGPRALSEREAAVFASLLRRRGDVCTREELLHDIWGYDFDPGSNVLEVCVGRLRGKIGDASVIETVRGVGYVVAAG
- a CDS encoding DUF3311 domain-containing protein — its product is MSTTERTDPGGHRRDEVDHDTVPPARTGLLVLAGVLLAIPIVALLWTSSYSRVEPRLGAFPFFIWYQFVWVFLCSALTYTAYRIILVARPHRPMTGDDAHLPRAERAERDRLDRDERTGEGA
- a CDS encoding sensor histidine kinase produces the protein MSSPPAERALGNRLLIVWLTVLVLASVVMICRPRTETVAIEVVVMTFAVVYGFGMWPVLPTIASVTAFVVIAASTMIPRSADGDLPSNELVELAAPFALGFAVIYHARRREQAVRRLTLLAALDRRQAAARERLSRMTSHELRTPLTIASGYVDHLLTAETDEERREELLTVRDELEQISRLGERLVRAVALDLGAPEERPEARPLLEEVARRWRLVVDREIVVDCRAESIPVNIGRLKAALDTLVENSVRYTGDGGRIRLFAHEDERGVVVGVADSGPGLSPQLVDLVNAGVDRALDDEEGAAAESPQERLRDVYSQTGFGLRIVASVAQSAGGRLLAGTAPEGGAQLTIDLRRVRAAGGLDDDARTTSETVTEWETPPETPVTTTR